A stretch of DNA from Nitratireductor thuwali:
GAAGGCGCGCGCGCTGGGACAACTCGTTCGACTTGGCTTTCAACAGGAAAGCATCGAGGCCGCCGCGGTGCTCAACCGTGCGCAGCGCATTCGCCGAAACGCGCAGGCGGTAATTCTGGCCGAGCGCCTCGGACATCAGCGTGACGTTGCATAGATTGGGAAGGAAACGCCGACGGGTGCGGTTGTTGGCGTGGCTCACATTGTTGCCGCTCATCACGGCCTTGCCGGTCAGTTCACAAGCGCGGGACATATTTTCTACCTTATCTTTCGGACCATACCAGTCTGCCGCACCCGAAGGTTGGCGCGCGGTAAATTTGGCGGCCTCGTGGAAATTCGCCGTTCCATTAGAGGTAAAAGGCCGGAAGGTCAAGCGCGGGCGGCTGGGTGGAATGCCGCGCGGCACCCAATTATTGCCGGAATTGCGGTGATCAACGTGGACAAGGCAACGGCGGCGAGACCGCACGGAGACCGCTGAGATGAAACAGACCGTCAGTTTCGCCCTGGGAGCGATCCTGCTGCTGGGAACCGGCTCCGCCGGCGCGGAGCAGAATTCCTACCGCGTGCGCTATGACGCCTCCCTGTTCGGGCTGCCGATTGGGCGGGCCGTTTTCGAAACGAATTTCAACGGTAGTTCCTTTGCCATTTCCGGAAATTTCGCCAGCGCCGGCATCGCCCGCCTGTTCGACCGCACGGACGGCGCGGTGACCGTCACCGGACGGATCGGCCAGAACTCCAGCCAGCCGCAGACCTATGTGCTGAACTACCGAAGCGGCGACAAACGCAAGCGCACGACCGTAACCTTTTCGGGCGGCACGGTGGAGCGCACGAAAAACGAGCCGGCGCCGGAGAAGCGGGGCGACGATTGGGTGCCCGTCGAGAAGGAGCATTTGAGCGGCGTTGCAGACCCGCTTTCCGCGGCGCTGCTGCCGGCTGCCGATGTCGCGAGCGTGTGCAACCGGACGATGAGGGTCTATGACGGGGAAATACGCGCCGACCTCGTGCTGAGCCCCGCCTCCGCCAGGGAGGCGTTCGGCGACATGGCCGTCACCTGCCGCGCGAAATTCGTTCCCGTCGCCGGCTACCGCAAGAACCATTCCTCCATAAAGTTCCTGCGCGACAAGGCACGCATCCTCGTCGGGTTCAACCGGGTCGAAGGACGGGATCTTTATTCACCGGCCCAGGCGACCATTGCCACCAAGGTCGGAACGGTGCACATCAGGGCGAAACCGATCTGAGGGTGGGGAAGATGGCGCGCGCGACGCTGGTGGGCTTTTCGGCCGTTGTGATGTGGGCCTTGCTGGCGCTGTTCACGGCCGCGTCGGGCAAAGTGCCGCCCTTTCTCCTGTCTGCCCTCGCCTTCACCGTCGCCACCGCGATAGGCATCGCCATGCGGCTTCTGACAAAGAGCCAGGCGCCTGCCGCGCCCGTCCCGCCCATGGTCTGGCTGGTGGGAATCGGTGGGCTGTTCGGCTATCATTTCTTCTACTTCACCGCCCTCAGGAACGCGCCGGCCGTCGAGGCCAGCCTGATCGCCTATCTATGGCCGCTTCTGATCGTCCTCGGCTCGGCCCTGATGCCGGGCGAGCGCCTGGGCTGGCACCACGTTGCCGGCGCGTTTCTAGGCCTTGCCGGCACCTTCCTCATCATCACCAAGGGCGGCGGCTTCACCTTCGAGAGCCGCTATGCCCTCGGCTACGCCGCCGCCGGGGCCTGCGCGTTGTTCTGGTCCAGCTATTCCCTGCTTTCCCGCAGGTTCCAGGCCGTGCCGACCAGCATGGTGACCTGGTATTGCGCCGGCACCGCGATCCTTTCGGCCCTTTGCCATATATTGCTGGAGGAAACCGTCTGGCCGGCCTCGCCCGGTGAGTGGCTGGCGATTGCAGGGCTTGGCCTTTTGCCGGTGGGGGCCGCCTTCTTTGCCTGGGACTACGGGGTCAAGCGCGGCAACATTCAGGTGCTGGGCGCCGCCAGCTATGCCGCTCCGCTCCTTTCCACGCTGATCCTGATCGGCGCCGGCGCGGCGGAGGCGACGACCAACATCCTCGCCGCCTGTCTGCTGATCACCGGCGGCGCGGCGCTCGCCGCCAAGAATATGATATCCGGGAACGGCAGCAAGCGGCCCGACGCGGCAAAGGCCTAACCGTTCATGCCGTGCCCTTCACGAAACGTCTTTCCGCTTCCTGATCTCGGCGAAGACCTCCTCATCGCTGGCGTGCTGCATGCCGAGGTTCCGGCGGATCACCGGGTCGTGCCAGCGCAGGAACGGGTTGGTCGCCATTTCTTTCCCCATAGTGGTCGGCAGCGTCGGCTTGCCCTCCGCGCACAGGATACCGATCTGCGCCGCACGCTCCTTCAGCGCCGAATTCGTAGGGTCCACGGTCAGCGCGAAGCGCGCATTGGTCTCGGTATATTCGTGCCCGCAATAGACGACCGTCTCCAGCGGCAGCGCGGCCAGCTTGCTGAGCGACGCGAACATCACCGGCGGCTTACATTCGAACAGCCGCCCACAGCCGAGCGCGAACAACGTATCGCCGACAAAGACGATGCCGGCATCGGCGAAATGATAGGTGACATGGCCGGCCGTGTGGCCCGGCGTCTCGATGACGCGCGCCGCCTGCTTTCCCACCATCACGGTGTCGCCTTCCTCCACAGTGCGGTCGATGCCCGGAATGCGGTCCGCTTCGCGCGCCGGTCCGACAATGGTCAGGCCGAAGCGTTCCTTGAGCGCGAGATTGGCAGCCACGTGGTCCTGGTGGTGATGGGTGGTCAGGATCATCGTCGGGCGCCAGCCGGTGCGCTCTATGGCACTTAGTATGGCGCTTTCCTCCGGCGCATCGATGATGGCCGTCTCGCCTGTTTGCGCATCCCGCGCAAGAACGCCGAAATTGTCGCTCCGGCACATGAACTGCTCGATCTCCAGCGTCATCGAATTCCTCCGTTTCCAGCGCAACGATAGGGGGCGGCCATCCCATTGTCGCCCCTGTGATCGCCACAAATTGATTTCTTGTCTTGGCCGCAAACGGCCCGTACCGTCCACCCCATGATTTCGGATATAGTGGATCTCAAGGCATTTTACGCGACACTGCTCGGCCGCTTCGCGGAGCGTTCCATCTCGATGGCGCTGTCCACCCTGTGGTCCAAGCTGCCCGAGGAAAGGCTGATGGGCCTTGGCTACACGCTGCCCTGGCTCGACCGGTTTGCCACCGACGCGGAACGGACCTTCGCCTTCATGCCGGCGCGGCAGGGCGCGGTGACGTGGCCGGCCGGCAAGCCATCGGCGACAGCCCTCGTTCTGGAGGACGAGCTGCCGCTTGCCGACGCCGCGCTCGACCGGGTTCTGCTGGTGCATGCGCTGGAACATACGGAAAATCCCCGCCAGGCCCTACTCGAAATATGGCGCGTACTGGCCCCGGGCGGGCGGCTCGTCATCGTGGTGCCGAACCGGCGCGGCATGTGGGCCCGTTTCGAGCACACGCCCTTTGGCACCGGCCGCCCCTATTCGCGCGCCCAGCTCGTCGAGTTGCTGCGTACGGCCAATTTCACGCCCGCCCGCTGGGCCGATGCGCTGCATTTTCCGCCGGCGGAGCGGCGGTGGGTCATGCGGTTTCACCGCTGGCTGGAACACGCCGGACGCCGCTTCTGGCCGTTGTTCGCCGGGGTGCTCGTGGTGGAAGCTGAAAAGCGGCTCTACCAAGGGCTGCCAGCGATGGCGCGGCGCAGCCGCCGCGTGCTGATGCCGGTGTTCACGCCCCAAGGCGCGACTATGGGCGGGTGGAACGGCAGGAAATCGACGGGAGGATGACATGTGGCGCGACAGGCGAATTCTTGATCTCTTCGACATAAGGGAGCCGCTGCTTCTGGCGCCCATGGCAGGTTCGGCGGGCAGCGAGCTGGCAATAGCGGTGATCGAGGCCGGAGGGCTGGGCGCGCTGCCTTGCGCTATGCTCTCGCCGGAGCAGATCCGCAACGAACTCGGCATTATCCGCCAGCGCGCCTCGGGCCCGGTCAATCTCAATTTCTTCTGCCACGTGCCGCCCGAACCGAATGCCGAGCGCGAGACTGCTTGGCGCCGGCGCCTGGCCGGCTATTACCGTGAATTCGGCCTCGACCCCGATGCCGCGCCGGCAGGGGCCGGCCGCAACCCCTTTAGCGAGGAAAGCTGCGCGATCGTCGAGGAATACCGGCCGGAGGTCGTCAGCTTCCATTTCGGCCTGCCCGAGCCCCGGCTGATGGAGCGCGTGCGGTCTACGGGCGCCAGGATCATAGCCTCGGCCACCACCGTCGCCGAGGCGCGCTACCTGGAGGAACACGGCTGCGACGCCATCATCGCCCAGGGGGCGGAGGCTGGCGGCCACCGCGGCATCTTCCTGGAAAGCGATGTCTCCACGCAGCCTGGCACGCTGGCGCTCGTGCCGCAGGTCGTGGATGCGGTCTCGGTGCCGGTCATCGCCGCCGGCGGCATATCGGACGGGCGCGGCATCGCTGCCGCCTTCATGCTGGGTGCATCGGCAGTGCAGGTCGGCACCGCCTATCTGCAATGCCCGGAGGCACTGACGGGCGCGCCGCACCGTGAGGCGCTGTCCAAGGCCCGCGACGACCGCACGGCGCTGACGAATGTCTTCACTGGACGTCCCGCCCGCGGGCTTCTGAACCGCATCGTTTCTGAAGTCGGCCCGATGAGCGCCGACGCTCCCGAATTCCCCCTCGCCACCGCGGCCATCATGCCGCTGCGCAAAGCGGCCGAGGAAAAGGGCTCCGGCGACTTCTCGCCCTTGTGGGCCGGTCAGGCCGCCTCGCTTGCCCGCCCTGGGCCGGCGAGTGAAATGACGCGCAACATGCTGAGCGAGGCCAAGGCATTGCTCTATATCTGAGTTGGAAACGAGGCGATCGTGACCGCTTACCGCTTCAACAGGAACACCGCCTGCTGGCCGAAGAAGTTCCAGAACCACCACGGCATGGACAGCCCGATCTTCTGCCCGTTGGCATCCAGGGCGGCGGCGCTTTCCACCGTGGCGCCTATTTCCTCGCAGAGCGCAACGAAGTCGCGGATCGTGCAGAAGTGGATGTTCGGTGTGTCGTACCAGGAATAGGGCAGGTCCTTCGTCACCGGCATGCGCCCCTTGAACAGGAGGGAGAACCGCACCCGCCAATGGCCGAAATTGGGAAAGGAGACGATGGCGCGATCGCCGATGCGCAGGAGTTCGTCGAGCACCGTCCTCGGATTGTGTGTTGCCTGGAGCGTCTGCGACAGAACCACGTAATCGAACCCCCGGTCCGGATAGAAAACGAGATCGCGGTCGGCGTCGCCCTGTACCACCGAAAGGCCCCGCGCCACGCATTCGTTGACGCCGCGCTGCGAGATTTCCAGGCCCCGCCCATCGACTTTCTTCTGGCCTTCGAGCAGTTCCAGCAGCGCCCCGTCGCCCGAACCGACATCCAGCACTTTCGCGCCCGGCCTGATGAGATCGGCGATGACCTGGAGGTCGACCCGCTGGGCGTTGTTCACGCTCATGACGAAATCCCCGCATTGCGCGCGGCCGATTTCAGGAAGCCACCGACGGCAGCGTGAAACTCCGGCTCGTCCAGAAGAAAGGCGTCATGCCCGCGGTCGGTTTCGATCTCGACGAAGGAAACGGATGCGCCGGCCGCGTTTAGCGCATGGACCACCATCCGGCTTTCCTCCGTCGGGAACAGCCAATCGCTTGTGAACGAGACGACGCAGAAGCGGGTTTTCGTGCCCGTGAAGGCGCGGGTGAGATGACCGTCATGCTCGGCGGCCAGGTCGAAATAGTCCATCGCCCTCGTCAGGTAGAGATAGGAATTGGCGTCGAAGCGGTCGACGAAGGTGATGCCCTGATGGCGCAGATAGCTTTCGATCTGGAATTCGGCGTCGAATCCGAATGTGAGTTGCTCGCGATCCTGAAGATTGCGCCCGAACTTGCGATGCAGCGCCGGCTCAGACAGATAGGTGATGTGGGCGGCCATGCGGGCCACAGCCAGTCCCTTGCCGGGATGCTTGCCCGATTTCAGATAGGCGCCGCCGTGCCAGTCCGGGTCGGCCATCACCGCCTGGCGACCCACCTCGTGAAAGGCAATATTCTGCGCCGTGTGCCGCGCGCCGGTCGCGACAGGCACGGCGGTCAGCACCCGGTCGGGAAAGCTCGCCGCCCATTCAAGCACCTGCATGCCGCCCATCGATCCGCCGATGACGGAGAACAGCCGCTCAATGCCCAGGTGATCGACTAGCATGGCCTGTGCGCGCACCATGTCCTTGATGGTGATGACGGGCAGGTTGAGCCCGTAGGGTTCGCCCGTCTCCGGGTTCAGGCTGGCCGGACCGGTGGAGCCGAGGCAACTGCCGATTACATTGGCGCAGATGACGAAAAACCGGTCGGTGTCGATGACCCGCCCCGGCCCCACCAGCGCCTCCCACCAGCCGGGCTTGCCCGTCACGGGATGTGTGTTCGCCACATGCTGATCGCCGGTGAGCGCATGGCAGATGAGAATGGCGTTGGAGCGGTCATCGTTGAGCGAGCCATAGGTCTGATAGGCAGTCTGGAAGGGCGATAGGGTGAGGCCGGCGGCAAGCTTCAGCGGCTTGTCCGGCCCGAACCTTACGACCTGGCTCGACGGCTCATTGGCCTCGTCGCGCGCCTTTGCCACTCTTGAACGCGTCATTGCGCCTCTCTATGCGCCGGCCGCAAGCAACAAAAAACCGGCATTGCCATCGCAAAGCCGGTCAGAAAGCTGCACGGCCTTTTAGCGACTTGTTTTACGTGGCTGCAAGCCGACCGGCCAAATCACCACGACAGTTGACCAAGCTTTTACGGCCACAGGCCCTTTGCGTCAACGCGGTTGATGGGCTAAAGCAGGCGGCTTCAATTCACGGGAAATTCCGATGAGCCTAGCTGACCGCCCCCAACCGAAACCCGGCGTCATGGACATCGCCGCCTATGTGCCCGGCCGCGAAACCGCGCCCGGCGCCGCAAAGGTCTGGAAGTTGTCCTCCAACGAAACACCGCTCGGCCCCTCGCCTGCGGCGGTCGAGGCCATGCGCGCGGCAGCAGAACATCTCGAACTTTATCCGGACGGCTCCGCGACCGCGCTGCGTGACGCCATCGCCAGCGCCCATGGGCTCAATCCCGAGAACATCCTGTGCTCCAACGGTTCGGACGAGCTGCTCGGCCTGCTGGCCCATGTCTACCTCAATCCGGGCGATGAAGGCATCTTCACCGAGCACGGCTTCCTCGTCTACCGCATCCAGATCCTGGCCAACGGCGCCACGCCGGTCGTGGTCAAGGAAAAGGACGAACGCGCGGATGTGGATGCCATCCTGGCGGCCGTCACCGAGCGCACAAAGATCGTCTTCCTGGCCAATCCGAACAACCCAACCGGCACCTATCTGCCGATGGACGAAGTGCGCCGTCTGCAGGCGGGCCTGCCGAAACATGTCCTCCTGGTGCTGGATGCGGCCTATGCCGAATACGTGCGGCGCAACGACTACGAATCCGGTATCGAGCTCGTCTCGTCCTCGCAGAACGTGGTGATGACGCGCACCTTCTCAAAGATCTACGGGCTCGCGGCGCTGCGTATCGGCTGGATGTATGCGCCGGCCCCTATCGTCGACGCCGTCAACCGCGTGCGCGGGCCGTTCAACGTCAACGCGCTGGCCATTGCCGCCGGCGCTGCGGCAATCGGCGACAGGGCGCATGTCGAAGAGGCTGTGGCCCATAACGACCAGTGGCTTTCCTGGCTGACCGGGGAACTGACCGCGCTCGGCTTGCGCGTCACGCCTTCGGCTGGCAACTTCCTGCTGATCCATTTCCCGGAGAACGACGGCAGGACGGCCGAGCAGGTTGACGCCTTCCTGCTCAAGCGGGGCTATGTGCTGCGCCGCGTCGCCGCCTATGGCTTTCCGAATGCGCTGCGCATGAGCGTGGGCACGGAGGAGGCCAATCGCGGCGTGGTGGCCGCGCTCACCGACTTCATGGGTGGCTGATCCCGTGCCGGACATCCACTTTGAAAAGGTCGCCCTGATCGGTATCGGCCTCATCGGCTCCTCCCTCGCCCGCGTCATCCGGCGGGTAGGGTTGGCTGGCGAAATCGCGATTTCGACCCGCCGCGCCGAAACGCTCGCGCGTGCCCGCGAATTGAGACTGGGCGACAGCTACCATCCGGATGCGGCGGAGGCAGTAAGGAACGCCGAGCTGGTCATTGTCTGCGTTCCGGTGGGCGCTTCCGGCGCTGTGGCCGCCGACATTGCCGGCGCGCTGCTGCCCGGCGCCATTGTCACCGATGTCGGGTCCACCAAAGGTTCCGTCATCAGCCAGATGCAGCCCTACCTGCCGGAGAACGTGCATTTCGTTCCCGGCCATCCCATCGCCGGCACCGAGCACTCGGGACCGGATGCCGGCTTTGCCGAATTGTTCGAGGGCCGCTGGTGCATCCTGACCCCGCCGGAAGGCACCGATGCCGGCGCCGTTGCGAGGCTGAGCAGGTTCTGGGAGCACTGCGGCTCGACTGTCGACATCATGGACCCGCAGCACCACGACATGGTGCTGGCCATCGTCTCGCACCTGCCGCATATCATTGCCTACAATATCGTCGGAACCGCAGACGATCTCGAGACGGTGACGAAATCGGAAGTGATCAAATATTCGGCATCGGGCTTCCGGGACTTCACGCGCCTGGCCGCCTCCGATCCCACCATGTGGCGGGACGTGTGCCTGCACAACCGCGACGCCATCCTGGAAATGCTGTCGCGCTTTTCCGAAGACCTGTCGGCTCTCCAGCGCGCCATCCGCTGGGGCGACGGCGACAAGCTCTTCGAGATGTTCACCCGCACCCGCGAAATCCGCCGCTCCATCATCGAGGCCGGCCAGGAGATCGACGTCCCCGATTTCGGCCGTCATGTGCTGAGCCACCCGCACAAGGATTGAGGATACGTCCGTTCAGATCGCCGGTATCTGGCCAAGCCGGACAAAACCGAGAGAGACGCGGCCGTCCTTTATGCGCAGTGGAAGTGGCTGGCCCGCGAGACCGGCAATCAGGCCGGATGCGGCCTCCAATTGGTCTTTGAGCGGCGGGAATGCTTGGCCGGCGAGCGTTGCGATACGCGCGGGTTCGTTGGCTTCGATGCGGAGCTCGGCGTCGATGAGCCCGTTTTCACCGACGGACACGGTGCCTGAG
This window harbors:
- the rpmB gene encoding 50S ribosomal protein L28, whose amino-acid sequence is MSRACELTGKAVMSGNNVSHANNRTRRRFLPNLCNVTLMSEALGQNYRLRVSANALRTVEHRGGLDAFLLKAKSNELSQRARLLKKQIAKKLSEQTAA
- a CDS encoding DUF3108 domain-containing protein — encoded protein: MKQTVSFALGAILLLGTGSAGAEQNSYRVRYDASLFGLPIGRAVFETNFNGSSFAISGNFASAGIARLFDRTDGAVTVTGRIGQNSSQPQTYVLNYRSGDKRKRTTVTFSGGTVERTKNEPAPEKRGDDWVPVEKEHLSGVADPLSAALLPAADVASVCNRTMRVYDGEIRADLVLSPASAREAFGDMAVTCRAKFVPVAGYRKNHSSIKFLRDKARILVGFNRVEGRDLYSPAQATIATKVGTVHIRAKPI
- a CDS encoding DMT family transporter produces the protein MARATLVGFSAVVMWALLALFTAASGKVPPFLLSALAFTVATAIGIAMRLLTKSQAPAAPVPPMVWLVGIGGLFGYHFFYFTALRNAPAVEASLIAYLWPLLIVLGSALMPGERLGWHHVAGAFLGLAGTFLIITKGGGFTFESRYALGYAAAGACALFWSSYSLLSRRFQAVPTSMVTWYCAGTAILSALCHILLEETVWPASPGEWLAIAGLGLLPVGAAFFAWDYGVKRGNIQVLGAASYAAPLLSTLILIGAGAAEATTNILAACLLITGGAALAAKNMISGNGSKRPDAAKA
- the gloB gene encoding hydroxyacylglutathione hydrolase, which encodes MTLEIEQFMCRSDNFGVLARDAQTGETAIIDAPEESAILSAIERTGWRPTMILTTHHHQDHVAANLALKERFGLTIVGPAREADRIPGIDRTVEEGDTVMVGKQAARVIETPGHTAGHVTYHFADAGIVFVGDTLFALGCGRLFECKPPVMFASLSKLAALPLETVVYCGHEYTETNARFALTVDPTNSALKERAAQIGILCAEGKPTLPTTMGKEMATNPFLRWHDPVIRRNLGMQHASDEEVFAEIRKRKDVS
- a CDS encoding class I SAM-dependent methyltransferase; the protein is MISDIVDLKAFYATLLGRFAERSISMALSTLWSKLPEERLMGLGYTLPWLDRFATDAERTFAFMPARQGAVTWPAGKPSATALVLEDELPLADAALDRVLLVHALEHTENPRQALLEIWRVLAPGGRLVIVVPNRRGMWARFEHTPFGTGRPYSRAQLVELLRTANFTPARWADALHFPPAERRWVMRFHRWLEHAGRRFWPLFAGVLVVEAEKRLYQGLPAMARRSRRVLMPVFTPQGATMGGWNGRKSTGG
- a CDS encoding NAD(P)H-dependent flavin oxidoreductase, with product MWRDRRILDLFDIREPLLLAPMAGSAGSELAIAVIEAGGLGALPCAMLSPEQIRNELGIIRQRASGPVNLNFFCHVPPEPNAERETAWRRRLAGYYREFGLDPDAAPAGAGRNPFSEESCAIVEEYRPEVVSFHFGLPEPRLMERVRSTGARIIASATTVAEARYLEEHGCDAIIAQGAEAGGHRGIFLESDVSTQPGTLALVPQVVDAVSVPVIAAGGISDGRGIAAAFMLGASAVQVGTAYLQCPEALTGAPHREALSKARDDRTALTNVFTGRPARGLLNRIVSEVGPMSADAPEFPLATAAIMPLRKAAEEKGSGDFSPLWAGQAASLARPGPASEMTRNMLSEAKALLYI
- the metW gene encoding methionine biosynthesis protein MetW produces the protein MSVNNAQRVDLQVIADLIRPGAKVLDVGSGDGALLELLEGQKKVDGRGLEISQRGVNECVARGLSVVQGDADRDLVFYPDRGFDYVVLSQTLQATHNPRTVLDELLRIGDRAIVSFPNFGHWRVRFSLLFKGRMPVTKDLPYSWYDTPNIHFCTIRDFVALCEEIGATVESAAALDANGQKIGLSMPWWFWNFFGQQAVFLLKR
- the metX gene encoding homoserine O-acetyltransferase MetX, whose product is MTRSRVAKARDEANEPSSQVVRFGPDKPLKLAAGLTLSPFQTAYQTYGSLNDDRSNAILICHALTGDQHVANTHPVTGKPGWWEALVGPGRVIDTDRFFVICANVIGSCLGSTGPASLNPETGEPYGLNLPVITIKDMVRAQAMLVDHLGIERLFSVIGGSMGGMQVLEWAASFPDRVLTAVPVATGARHTAQNIAFHEVGRQAVMADPDWHGGAYLKSGKHPGKGLAVARMAAHITYLSEPALHRKFGRNLQDREQLTFGFDAEFQIESYLRHQGITFVDRFDANSYLYLTRAMDYFDLAAEHDGHLTRAFTGTKTRFCVVSFTSDWLFPTEESRMVVHALNAAGASVSFVEIETDRGHDAFLLDEPEFHAAVGGFLKSAARNAGISS
- the hisC gene encoding histidinol-phosphate transaminase, yielding MSLADRPQPKPGVMDIAAYVPGRETAPGAAKVWKLSSNETPLGPSPAAVEAMRAAAEHLELYPDGSATALRDAIASAHGLNPENILCSNGSDELLGLLAHVYLNPGDEGIFTEHGFLVYRIQILANGATPVVVKEKDERADVDAILAAVTERTKIVFLANPNNPTGTYLPMDEVRRLQAGLPKHVLLVLDAAYAEYVRRNDYESGIELVSSSQNVVMTRTFSKIYGLAALRIGWMYAPAPIVDAVNRVRGPFNVNALAIAAGAAAIGDRAHVEEAVAHNDQWLSWLTGELTALGLRVTPSAGNFLLIHFPENDGRTAEQVDAFLLKRGYVLRRVAAYGFPNALRMSVGTEEANRGVVAALTDFMGG
- a CDS encoding prephenate/arogenate dehydrogenase family protein, with amino-acid sequence MPDIHFEKVALIGIGLIGSSLARVIRRVGLAGEIAISTRRAETLARARELRLGDSYHPDAAEAVRNAELVIVCVPVGASGAVAADIAGALLPGAIVTDVGSTKGSVISQMQPYLPENVHFVPGHPIAGTEHSGPDAGFAELFEGRWCILTPPEGTDAGAVARLSRFWEHCGSTVDIMDPQHHDMVLAIVSHLPHIIAYNIVGTADDLETVTKSEVIKYSASGFRDFTRLAASDPTMWRDVCLHNRDAILEMLSRFSEDLSALQRAIRWGDGDKLFEMFTRTREIRRSIIEAGQEIDVPDFGRHVLSHPHKD